A region of Mesorhizobium sp. AR02 DNA encodes the following proteins:
- a CDS encoding carbohydrate kinase family protein translates to MILCCGEALIDMLPRTTTQGEPAFAPYVGGAVFNTAIALGRLGAPAGFFSGLSSDLFGGQFRDALGASKVSSTYAHTSSRPTTLAFVKLTNGQATYTFYDENTAGRLLTIDDLPALGNEIEAMLFGAISLISEPAGSAYEEFMRREHASRVMMLDPNIRPNFIPDKAKHLRRIREMMAMADIVKLSDEDLNWFGEAGSHEDVIRNWLDRGPRLIVVTHGSEGAVGYSKDHAVTVMPEKVEVVDTVGAGDTFNAGILASLHEQGLLTKAAIGSLTQDAIRKALSLGAKAAAVTVSRAGANPPWRHEIA, encoded by the coding sequence ATGATCCTCTGCTGCGGCGAAGCCCTGATCGACATGCTGCCGCGCACCACGACGCAGGGTGAGCCGGCCTTTGCTCCCTATGTCGGTGGCGCGGTGTTCAACACGGCGATCGCGCTTGGCCGGCTCGGCGCGCCGGCCGGTTTCTTTTCCGGCCTGTCGTCGGATCTTTTCGGCGGCCAGTTTAGGGATGCGTTGGGGGCGAGCAAGGTCAGTTCCACCTACGCCCACACTTCGTCGCGACCAACGACACTGGCCTTTGTGAAGCTCACCAACGGCCAGGCGACATACACATTCTACGACGAGAACACAGCCGGACGCCTGTTGACCATCGATGACCTGCCGGCGCTCGGTAACGAGATCGAGGCCATGCTGTTCGGCGCCATCAGCCTGATCTCGGAGCCCGCCGGCAGTGCTTATGAAGAATTCATGCGGCGCGAGCACGCAAGCCGCGTCATGATGCTCGATCCCAACATCCGGCCGAACTTCATCCCGGACAAGGCCAAGCACCTCAGGCGCATCCGCGAGATGATGGCGATGGCCGACATCGTGAAGCTGTCGGACGAAGATTTGAACTGGTTCGGCGAAGCCGGCTCGCATGAGGATGTCATCCGCAACTGGCTCGACCGCGGCCCCAGGCTGATTGTCGTGACCCATGGCAGCGAAGGGGCCGTCGGCTACAGCAAGGACCATGCCGTCACCGTGATGCCGGAAAAGGTCGAGGTGGTCGACACGGTCGGCGCGGGCGACACCTTCAACGCCGGCATCCTCGCCTCGCTGCATGAACAGGGCCTGCTGACGAAGGCGGCCATCGGCAGCCTCACGCAAGACGCCATCCGCAAGGCGCTGTCGCTTGGTGCCAAGGCAGCAGCGGTGACCGTGTCACGCGCGGGCGCCAATCCGCCGTGGCGGCATGAAATCGCCTGA
- a CDS encoding DegT/DnrJ/EryC1/StrS family aminotransferase — MQFIDLGAQRERIRDRLKAAIDHVVEDGRYILGPQVAEFEKKLAAYVGTKHVVACANGTDALLLPLFAAGIGPGDAVFVPSFTFAATAEVVALAKAEPVFVDVDPVTYNIDIASLEAAIAMVKKEGRLKPKAIIPVDLFGLAADYDAIMAIANREGLLVIEDAAQSMGGSLDGKMCGAFGHVGSTSFYPAKPLGCYGDGGAMFTNDDALADKLRSFAFHGKGETQYDNIRVGINSRLDTLQAAILIEKLAILEDEMVARQVVANRYAEGLGDIVTAARNLDGSRSAWAQYAIETPKRDGLKAHLSEKGIPSVIYYVKPLHAQVAYRDYPRTPTGLAVSEDLPKRILCLPMHPYLSEADQDRIIETIRNYIGSNSAQAAAE; from the coding sequence ATGCAATTCATTGATCTTGGCGCGCAGCGCGAACGCATCCGCGACCGGCTGAAGGCCGCGATCGACCATGTCGTCGAGGACGGTCGCTACATCCTGGGTCCCCAAGTCGCGGAATTCGAGAAGAAGCTCGCCGCCTATGTCGGCACCAAGCATGTCGTCGCCTGCGCCAACGGCACCGATGCGCTGCTGCTGCCGCTGTTTGCCGCCGGCATCGGCCCGGGCGACGCGGTGTTCGTGCCGAGCTTCACTTTCGCCGCCACCGCCGAAGTGGTGGCGCTGGCCAAGGCGGAACCCGTCTTCGTCGATGTCGATCCGGTGACCTACAACATCGATATCGCCAGCCTCGAGGCGGCCATCGCCATGGTCAAGAAGGAAGGCCGGCTGAAGCCGAAGGCGATCATCCCGGTCGACCTGTTCGGCCTTGCTGCCGACTATGATGCCATCATGGCGATCGCCAACCGCGAAGGGCTGCTGGTGATCGAGGACGCCGCCCAGTCGATGGGCGGGTCGCTTGACGGCAAGATGTGCGGTGCTTTCGGCCATGTCGGCTCGACCAGCTTCTATCCCGCCAAGCCGCTGGGCTGTTATGGCGACGGCGGCGCGATGTTCACCAATGATGACGCGCTGGCCGACAAGCTGCGTTCCTTCGCCTTCCACGGCAAGGGCGAGACGCAATACGACAACATCCGCGTCGGCATCAATTCCCGGCTCGACACGCTGCAGGCGGCGATCCTCATCGAAAAGCTCGCCATTCTCGAAGACGAGATGGTGGCGCGCCAGGTGGTGGCAAACCGCTACGCCGAAGGGCTTGGCGATATCGTCACAGCGGCCCGCAACCTCGACGGCAGCCGTTCAGCCTGGGCGCAGTACGCGATCGAGACGCCCAAGCGCGACGGTCTGAAGGCGCATCTGAGCGAAAAGGGCATTCCGTCCGTCATCTACTACGTCAAGCCGCTGCATGCCCAGGTCGCCTATCGCGACTACCCGCGCACGCCGACCGGTCTTGCCGTCTCGGAGGACCTGCCGAAGCGCATCCTGTGCCTGCCGATGCACCCCTATCTCAGCGAAGCCGACCAGGACCGGATCATCGAGACGATCCGCAACTATATCGGCTCGAACTCGGCGCAGGCTGCGGCCGAGTAG